One Deferribacterota bacterium genomic window, ACTTTTAACAGCGTATTTTCATCTATTAAATCTATTTTATTGAAAACTAGCAATTGTTCTTTTTCATGCATATCTAATTCTTCTAAAATAGTATTAACATCTTTTATTTGCTTTTCATACTGTTCATTCGATATGTCAACAAGATGAAGTAAAATTGTTGATTCATATAGTTCTTCTAAAGTAGATTTAAAAGCTCCTCTTAGGTCTATAGGTAGATTTTTTATAAAACCAACAGTATCATTAATTATAATATTATTATCTTTTGGAAATCTTAATCTCTTAGAGACAGGATCTAGAGTAGCAAACATAAGATCATCA contains:
- a CDS encoding GTPase, giving the protein DDLMFATLDPVSKRLRFPKDNNIIINDTVGFIKNLPIDLRGAFKSTLEELYESTILLHLVDISNEQYEKQIKDVNTILEELDMHEKEQLLVFNKIDLIDENTLLKVKRRFKDSIYISAINKNSFDELLNKIFYCLFLAKKDIPSYNKDYVIN